From one Triticum urartu cultivar G1812 chromosome 3, Tu2.1, whole genome shotgun sequence genomic stretch:
- the LOC125543309 gene encoding plastid division protein PDV1-like — translation MEPEEAEAVLETIWDLHDKVSDAIHALSRAHFLRAVRRRAGGKPAGVVHIKGVPADGDEAADLNAVAEEARSLHAIRAALEDLEDQFECFLAVCSQQQAERDIALARLQQSHIMLTIRLKEHHGNNHKVIDEALDFVHNVYHDFWSFLSVNKPEKSRSHSGANSTKETGDGSNFLGWMVSSSLDAVRNSFNVKNIGGFLGNSAVFAVGMITMLQLHLLSSGEQSSSCGKYSYRRINRDDSSQSLAGRSRSSHLDVFLAKS, via the exons ATGGAGCCCGAGGAGGCGGAGGCCGTGCTGGAGACCATCTGGGACCTCCACGACAAGGTCAGCGACGCCATACACGCCCTCTCGCGCGCCCATTTCCTGCGCGCCGTGCGCCGCCGCGCCGGGGGCAAGCCCGCGGGCGTCGTCCACATCAAGGGGGTCCCCGCGGACGGCGACGAGGCGGCCGACCTGAATGCGGTGGCCGAGGAGGCGAGGAGCCTCCACGCTATCCGCGCCGCGCTCGAGGACCTCGAGGACCAATTCGAGTGCTTTCTC GCTGTTTGTTCACAGCAACAAGCAGAACGAGATATTGCATTAGCAAGGTTGCAACAAAGTCACATCATGCTTACCATAAGATTAAAAGAGCACCATGGGAATAATCACAAAGTCATTGATGAGGCGTTGGATTTCGTGCACAATGTCTACCATGATTTCTGGTCTTTTCTGTCAGTAAACAAGCCTGAGAAATCAAGAAGTCATTCTGGCGCTAACAGTACCAAGGAGACAGGAGATGGTTCAAATTTCTTAGGGTGGATGGTTTCTTCTAGTCTTGATGCTGTCAGGAACAGTTTCAATGTGAAAAATATTGGTGGTTTTCTAGGGAACAGTGCAGTGTTTGCTGTTGGCATGATTACAATGTTGCAGCTGCATTTGTTGTCTTCTGGAGAACAAAGTTCATCTTGTGGTAAATACAGCTACAGAAGGATCAATCGCGATGATTCTTCACAGTCTCTGGCAGGGCGTAGTAGATCGAGTCATCTCGATGTGTTCTTAGCCAAAAGTTGA
- the LOC125543312 gene encoding uncharacterized protein LOC125543312: MEKEATTPRPVCAQEALALLNCAAENPYDRDKCLALLDALRECIAQKKVKKFSLAEAGSTSTTEAPRSK, from the exons ATGGAGAAGGAAGCGACGACGCCGCGGCCGGTGTGCGCGCAGGAGGCGCTGGCGCTGCTCAACTGCGCCGCCGAGAACCCCTACGACCGCGACAAGTGCCTCGCCCTCCTCGACGCGCTCCGGGAGTGCATCGCCCAAAAG AAAGTGAAGAAATTTTCGTTGGCTGAAGCAGGCTCCACCAGCACCACGGAAGCTCCAAGAAGCAAATAG